A stretch of the Mustela nigripes isolate SB6536 chromosome X, MUSNIG.SB6536, whole genome shotgun sequence genome encodes the following:
- the SPIN2B gene encoding spindlin-2B, protein MKTPNAQDAEGQQTRAAVGRATGSANMTKKKASQKKQRGRPSSQPRRNIVGCRISHGWKEGDEPITQWKGTVLDQVPINPSLYLVKYDGIDCVYGLELHRDERVLSLKILSDRVASSQVSDANLANTIIGKAVEHMFEGEHGSKDEWRGMVLAQAPIMKAWFYITYEKDPVLYMYQLLDDYKEGDLRIMPESSESPPAEREPGGVVDGLIGKHVEYTKEDGSKRIGMVIHQVEAKPSVYFIKFDDDFHIYVYDLVKKS, encoded by the coding sequence ATGAAGACCCCCAACGCACAGGATGCCGAAGGGCAACAAACCAGGGCAGCTGTGGGCCGGGCCACTGGGTCAGCAAACATGACGAAGAAAAAAGCCTCCCAAAAGAAGCAGAGGGGCAGACCTTCGTCCCAGCCCCGCAGGAACATCGTGGGCTGCAGAATTTCGCATGGATGGAAGGAAGGTGATGAGCCCATCACCCAGTGGAAAGGAACCGTTCTGGATCAGGTGCCTATAAATCCCTCTCTTTATCTGGTGAAATATGATGGAATTGACTGTGTCTATGGACTGGAACTTCACAGAGATGAAAGAGTTTtgtctcttaaaattctttccgACAGGGTGGCATCATCTCAAGTCAGTGATGCAAACCTTGCAAACACCATAATTGGTAAAGCTGTGGAACATATGTTTGAGGGTGAGCATGGTTCTAAGGATGAATGGAGGGGAATGGTCTTAGCCCAAGCACCAATCATGAAAGCCTGGTTTTATATTACCTATGAGAAAGATCCTGTCTTGTACATGTACCAGCTTCTAGATGATTATAAAGAAGGAGACCTCCGTATCATGCCAGAGTCCAGTGAGTCTCCTCCAGCAGAAAGGGAGCCAGGAGGAGTTGTAGATGGCCTGATAGGTAAACATGTGGAATATACCAAAGAAGATGGCTCCAAACGGATTGGCATGGTCATTCACCAAGTAGAAGCCAAACCCTCTGTATATTTCATCAAGTTTGATGACGATTTCCATATCTATGTCTATGATTTGGTGAAAAAGTCCTAA